In Syngnathus acus chromosome 5, fSynAcu1.2, whole genome shotgun sequence, a genomic segment contains:
- the LOC119122660 gene encoding plasma membrane calcium-transporting ATPase 3-like isoform X3 has product MANNAVEHPAGNSVADGNHDGDFGVTVNDLRGLMELRSGEAVGKIRDDYGDVQGICRRLKTSPIEGLSGNPVDLEKRHAAFGQNFIPPRKAKTFLQLVWEALQDVTLIILEIAAIISLGLSFYHLEGGNSEACGQASGGVEDEGEAQAGWIEGAAILFSVIIVVLVTAFNDWSKEKQFRGLQSRIEQEQKFTVIRKGQVIQIPVAEMVVGDIAQIKYGDLLPADGILIQGNDLKIDESSLTGESDQVRKSLEKDPMLLSGTHVMEGSGRMVVSAVGLNSQTGIIFTLLGAGDGEEKKAKKTKTQDGIALEIQPLKSEEAAESEEKEEAKPVKKVIVPKKEKSVLQGKLTKLAVQIGKAGLIMSAVTVIILILYFVIDTFAVQGLTWTSECTPIYIQYFVKFFIIGVTVLVVAVPEGLPLAVTISLAYSVKKMMKDNNLVRHLDACETMGNATAICSDKTGTLTMNRMTVVQAYVGDTHHKTIPEASAIKPDTLEILVNSISINSAYTTKILPPEKEGGLPRHVGNKTECALLGLVLELKRDYQPIREEVPEEKMYKVYTFNSSRKSMSTVLRMADGGFRMYSKGASEIILRKCSRILDCDGLLRVFKPKDRDEMVRKVIEPMACDGLRTICLAFRDFPASGGEPNWDVENDIVNDLTCIAVVGIEDPVRPEVPEAITKCQRAGITVRMVTGDNINTARAIATKCGILLPNEDFLCMEGKEFNQQIRNDNGEVEQERLDKVWPKLRVLARSSPTDKHTLVKGIIDSTVGETRQVVAVTGDGTNDGPALKKADVGFAMGIAGTDVAKEASDIILTDDNFTSIVRAVMWGRNVYDSISKFLQFQLTVNVVAVIVAFTGACITQDSPLKAVQMLWVNLIMDTLASLALATEPPTESLLLRKPYGRNKPLISRTMMKNILGHAVYQLVIIFTLLFAGEKIFDMDSGRNAPLHSPPSEHYTIVFNVFVMMQLFNEINARKIHGERNVFEGIYRNPIFCSVVLGTFALQIVIVQFGGKPFSCTALTIDQWLWCVFIGVGELLWGQLISSIPTHHLKFLKEAGHGTTKEDIHEEEMTADADEIDHAEMELRRGQILWFRGLNRIQTQMDVVYTFQTGQAPVPGALRRQPSVVSQHNDAAGAKTLSSPTHLGLSTSSSLGNSAGGAAAPAASSSAAGN; this is encoded by the exons ATGGCTAACAACGCGGTGGAGCACCCGGCGGGGAACTCGGTTGCCGACGGCAACCACGATGGTGACTTCGGGGTGACTGTGAATGACCTGCGAGGACTCATGGAGCTGCGCAGCGGCGAGGCTGTCGGCAAGATTCGAGACGACTACGGCGACGTGCAGGGCATCTGCAGACGCCTCAAAACCTCGCCCATCGAAG GTCTTTCTGGGAACCCCGTGGACCTGGAGAAGCGGCACGCGGCCTTTGGGCAGAACTTCATCCCGCCCAGGAAGGCCAAAACCTTCCTGCAGCTGGTGTGGGAAGCCCTGCAAGACGTCACGCTCATCATCCTGGAGATCGCCGCCATTATCTCGCTGGGCTTGTCCTTCTACCACCTGGAAGGCGGAAACAGTGAAG CTTGCGGCCAAGCGTCGGGCGGCGTGGAAGACGAAGGCGAGGCGCAGGCAGGCTGGATCGAGGGCGCGGCCATCTTGTTCTCGGTCATCATCGTGGTACTAGTGACGGCCTTCAACGATTGGTCCAAAGAGAAGCAGTTCCGAGGCCTCCAGAGTCGCATCGAGCAGGAGCAGAAGTTCACGGTCATTCGCAAGGGGCAAGTCATCCAGATCCCCGTGGCCGAGATGGTGGTGGGGGACATCGCCCAGATCAAATACG GAGACCTGTTGCCCGCCGACGGCATTTTGATCCAAGGCAATGACCTGAAGATCGATGAGAGCTCCCTTACCGGAGAATCCGATCAGGTCCGCAAGTCTCTGGAGAAAGACCCCATGTTGCTGTCGG GAACGCACGTGATGGAGGGCTCGGGCCGAATGGTGGTGTCGGCCGTCGGACTCAACTCTCAGACGGGGATCATCTTCACGCTGCTCGGTGCCGGCGACGGCGAGGAGAAGAAGGCCAAAAAAA CCAAAACCCAGGACGGCATCGCATTGGAAATCCAGCCGCTGAAGAGCGAGGAGGCGGCCGAGtcggaggagaaggaggaggccaAGCCGGTCAAGAAGGTGATCGTGCCCAAGAAGGAGAAGTCCGTGCTGCAGGGGAAGCTGACCAAACTGGCCGTGCAGATCGGGAAGGCCG GCCTGATCATGTCGGCTGTGACGGTGATCATCTTGATCTTGTACTTCGTCATCGACACGTTCGCCGTCCAGGGACTCACGTGGACGTCTGAGTGCACACCCATCTACATTCAGTACTTTGTCAAGTTCTTCATTATCGGCGTCACCGTCCTGGTGGTGGCCGTCCCCGAGGGCCTTCCCCTGGCCGTCACCATCTCGCTCGCCTACTCTGTCAAG AAAATGATGAAGGATAACAACCTGGTGCGCCACCTGGACGCGTGCGAGACGATGGGCAACGCCACGGCCATCTGCTCGGACAAGACGGGCACCCTGACCATGAACCGCATGACCGTGGTGCAGGCCTATGTGGGAGACACTCATCACAAGACCATACCCGAAGCCAGCGCCATCAAGCCCGACACCCTGGAGATCCTGGTCAACAGCATCTCCATCAATTCGGCCTACACCACCAAGATCCTG cCTCCAGAGAAGGAGGGCGGCCTCCCTCGACACGTGGGCAACAAGACGGAGTGCGCCCTCCTGGGTCTGGTTCTGGAACTGAAGCGGGACTACCAGCCCATCAGAGAGGAGGTCCCCGAGGAGAAGATGTACAAAGTGTACACCTTCAACTCCTCGCGCAAATCCATGAGCACCGTGCTCAGGATGGCCGACGGAGGGTTCCGCATGTACAGCAAGGGGGCGTCCGAGATCATCCTCAGGAA GTGCTCGCGTATTCTGGACTGCGATGGCCTCCTGCGCGTCTTCAAGCCCAAAGATCGCGACGAGATGGTGCGCAAGGTGATCGAGCCCATGGCCTGCGACGGCCTGCGCACCATCTGCTTGGCGTTCCGCGACTTCCCGGCCAGCGGCGGCGAGCCCAACTGGGACGTGGAGAACGACATCGTCAACGACCTCACCTGCATCGCCGTGGTCGGCATCGAGGACCCCGTCCGGCCTGAG GTCCCCGAGGCCATCACAAAGTGTCAGCGTGCGGGGATCACCGTCCGCATGGTGACGGGCGACAACATCAACACGGCGCGGGCCATCGCCACCAAGTGCGGGATCCTGCTGCCCAACGAGGACTTCCTGTGCATGGAGGGCAAAGAGTTCAACCAGCAAATCCGCAATGACAATGGCGAG GTGGAGCAAGAGCGCCTGGACAAAGTTTGGCCCAAACTGCGAGTTCTCGCTCGTTCGTCGCCAACTGACAAGCACACGCTGGTCAA AGGCATCATCGACAGCACAGTGGGCGAGACCCGACAGGTGGTGGCGGTGACGGGAGACGGAACCAACGACGGGCCCGCGCTCAAGAAAGCCGACGTGGGATTCGCCATG GGCATCGCCGGGACGGACGTGGCCAAAGAGGCGTCGGACATCATCTTGACGGACGACAACTTCACCAGCATCGTCCGGGCCGTAATGTGGGGGAGGAACGTCTACGACAGCATCTCCAAGTTTCTGCAGTTCCAACTCACCGTCAACGTGGTGGCCGTCATCGTGGCCTTCACTGGCGCCTGCATCACGCAG gaTTCGCCGCTGAAGGCGGTGCAGATGCTGTGGGTGAACCTGATCATGGACACGCTGGCGTCGCTGGCCTtggccaccgagccgcccaccGAGTCACTGCTTCTGCGCAAGCCATACGGACGCAACAAGCCGCTCATCTCGCGCACCATGATGAAGAACATCTTGGGCCACGCCGTCTACCAGCTGGTCATCATCTTCACGCTACTATTTGCCG GCGAGAAGATCTTCGACATGGACAGCGGTCGCAACGCTCCGTTGCACTCTCCTCCGTCCGAGCACTACACCATCGTCTTCAACGTCTTCGTCATGATGCAGCTCTTCAACGAGATCAATGCCCGCAAGATCCACGGCGAGCGCAACGTCTTTGAGGGCATCTACCGCAACCCCATCTTCTGCAGCGTCGTCCTGGGGACCTTTGCCTTGCAG ATCGTCATCGTGCAGTTTGGCGGGAAGCCCTTCTCCTGCACGGCGCTCACCATCGATCAGTGGCTGTGGTGCGTCTTCATCGGCGTGGGCGAGCTGCTGTGGGGGCAG CTGATCTCGTCGATACCCACGCACCACCTGAAGTTCCTGAAGGAGGCGGGTCACGGCACCACCAAGGAGGACATCCACGAGGAGGAGATGACGGCCGACGCCGACGAGATCGACCACGCCGAGATGGAGCTCAGACGGGGGCAGATCCTTTGGTTCCGCGGCCTCAACCGCATCCAGACGCAG ATGGACGTCGTGTACACCTTCCAGACGGGCCAGGCACCGGTGCCCGGGGCCCTGCGCCGGCAGCCCTCGGTGGTCAGCCAGCACAACGACGCTGCCGGCGCCAAAACACTCTCTAGTCCCACTCACTTAGGCCTTagcacctcctcctctctgGGGAACTCAGCCGGGGGGGCCGCCGCCCCCGCCGCTTCCTCCTCCGCTGCGGGCA aTTAA
- the LOC119122660 gene encoding plasma membrane calcium-transporting ATPase 1-like isoform X4 — protein sequence MANNAVEHPAGNSVADGNHDGDFGVTVNDLRGLMELRSGEAVGKIRDDYGDVQGICRRLKTSPIEGLSGNPVDLEKRHAAFGQNFIPPRKAKTFLQLVWEALQDVTLIILEIAAIISLGLSFYHLEGGNSEACGQASGGVEDEGEAQAGWIEGAAILFSVIIVVLVTAFNDWSKEKQFRGLQSRIEQEQKFTVIRKGQVIQIPVAEMVVGDIAQIKYGDLLPADGILIQGNDLKIDESSLTGESDQVRKSLEKDPMLLSGTHVMEGSGRMVVSAVGLNSQTGIIFTLLGAGDGEEKKAKKSKKQGPPENRNKAKTQDGIALEIQPLKSEEAAESEEKEEAKPVKKVIVPKKEKSVLQGKLTKLAVQIGKAGLIMSAVTVIILILYFVIDTFAVQGLTWTSECTPIYIQYFVKFFIIGVTVLVVAVPEGLPLAVTISLAYSVKKMMKDNNLVRHLDACETMGNATAICSDKTGTLTMNRMTVVQAYVGDTHHKTIPEASAIKPDTLEILVNSISINSAYTTKILPPEKEGGLPRHVGNKTECALLGLVLELKRDYQPIREEVPEEKMYKVYTFNSSRKSMSTVLRMADGGFRMYSKGASEIILRKCSRILDCDGLLRVFKPKDRDEMVRKVIEPMACDGLRTICLAFRDFPASGGEPNWDVENDIVNDLTCIAVVGIEDPVRPEVPEAITKCQRAGITVRMVTGDNINTARAIATKCGILLPNEDFLCMEGKEFNQQIRNDNGEVEQERLDKVWPKLRVLARSSPTDKHTLVKGIIDSTVGETRQVVAVTGDGTNDGPALKKADVGFAMGIAGTDVAKEASDIILTDDNFTSIVRAVMWGRNVYDSISKFLQFQLTVNVVAVIVAFTGACITQDSPLKAVQMLWVNLIMDTLASLALATEPPTESLLLRKPYGRNKPLISRTMMKNILGHAVYQLVIIFTLLFAGEKIFDMDSGRNAPLHSPPSEHYTIVFNVFVMMQLFNEINARKIHGERNVFEGIYRNPIFCSVVLGTFALQIVIVQFGGKPFSCTALTIDQWLWCVFIGVGELLWGQLISSIPTHHLKFLKEAGHGTTKEDIHEEEMTADADEIDHAEMELRRGQILWFRGLNRIQTQMDVVYTFQTGQAPVPGALRRQPSVVSQHNDAAGAKTLSSPTHLGLSTSSSLGNSAGGAAAPAASSSAAGN from the exons ATGGCTAACAACGCGGTGGAGCACCCGGCGGGGAACTCGGTTGCCGACGGCAACCACGATGGTGACTTCGGGGTGACTGTGAATGACCTGCGAGGACTCATGGAGCTGCGCAGCGGCGAGGCTGTCGGCAAGATTCGAGACGACTACGGCGACGTGCAGGGCATCTGCAGACGCCTCAAAACCTCGCCCATCGAAG GTCTTTCTGGGAACCCCGTGGACCTGGAGAAGCGGCACGCGGCCTTTGGGCAGAACTTCATCCCGCCCAGGAAGGCCAAAACCTTCCTGCAGCTGGTGTGGGAAGCCCTGCAAGACGTCACGCTCATCATCCTGGAGATCGCCGCCATTATCTCGCTGGGCTTGTCCTTCTACCACCTGGAAGGCGGAAACAGTGAAG CTTGCGGCCAAGCGTCGGGCGGCGTGGAAGACGAAGGCGAGGCGCAGGCAGGCTGGATCGAGGGCGCGGCCATCTTGTTCTCGGTCATCATCGTGGTACTAGTGACGGCCTTCAACGATTGGTCCAAAGAGAAGCAGTTCCGAGGCCTCCAGAGTCGCATCGAGCAGGAGCAGAAGTTCACGGTCATTCGCAAGGGGCAAGTCATCCAGATCCCCGTGGCCGAGATGGTGGTGGGGGACATCGCCCAGATCAAATACG GAGACCTGTTGCCCGCCGACGGCATTTTGATCCAAGGCAATGACCTGAAGATCGATGAGAGCTCCCTTACCGGAGAATCCGATCAGGTCCGCAAGTCTCTGGAGAAAGACCCCATGTTGCTGTCGG GAACGCACGTGATGGAGGGCTCGGGCCGAATGGTGGTGTCGGCCGTCGGACTCAACTCTCAGACGGGGATCATCTTCACGCTGCTCGGTGCCGGCGACGGCGAGGAGAAGAAGGCCAAAAAAA GTAAAAAACAAGGACCCCCCGAAAATCGCAACAAAG CCAAAACCCAGGACGGCATCGCATTGGAAATCCAGCCGCTGAAGAGCGAGGAGGCGGCCGAGtcggaggagaaggaggaggccaAGCCGGTCAAGAAGGTGATCGTGCCCAAGAAGGAGAAGTCCGTGCTGCAGGGGAAGCTGACCAAACTGGCCGTGCAGATCGGGAAGGCCG GCCTGATCATGTCGGCTGTGACGGTGATCATCTTGATCTTGTACTTCGTCATCGACACGTTCGCCGTCCAGGGACTCACGTGGACGTCTGAGTGCACACCCATCTACATTCAGTACTTTGTCAAGTTCTTCATTATCGGCGTCACCGTCCTGGTGGTGGCCGTCCCCGAGGGCCTTCCCCTGGCCGTCACCATCTCGCTCGCCTACTCTGTCAAG AAAATGATGAAGGATAACAACCTGGTGCGCCACCTGGACGCGTGCGAGACGATGGGCAACGCCACGGCCATCTGCTCGGACAAGACGGGCACCCTGACCATGAACCGCATGACCGTGGTGCAGGCCTATGTGGGAGACACTCATCACAAGACCATACCCGAAGCCAGCGCCATCAAGCCCGACACCCTGGAGATCCTGGTCAACAGCATCTCCATCAATTCGGCCTACACCACCAAGATCCTG cCTCCAGAGAAGGAGGGCGGCCTCCCTCGACACGTGGGCAACAAGACGGAGTGCGCCCTCCTGGGTCTGGTTCTGGAACTGAAGCGGGACTACCAGCCCATCAGAGAGGAGGTCCCCGAGGAGAAGATGTACAAAGTGTACACCTTCAACTCCTCGCGCAAATCCATGAGCACCGTGCTCAGGATGGCCGACGGAGGGTTCCGCATGTACAGCAAGGGGGCGTCCGAGATCATCCTCAGGAA GTGCTCGCGTATTCTGGACTGCGATGGCCTCCTGCGCGTCTTCAAGCCCAAAGATCGCGACGAGATGGTGCGCAAGGTGATCGAGCCCATGGCCTGCGACGGCCTGCGCACCATCTGCTTGGCGTTCCGCGACTTCCCGGCCAGCGGCGGCGAGCCCAACTGGGACGTGGAGAACGACATCGTCAACGACCTCACCTGCATCGCCGTGGTCGGCATCGAGGACCCCGTCCGGCCTGAG GTCCCCGAGGCCATCACAAAGTGTCAGCGTGCGGGGATCACCGTCCGCATGGTGACGGGCGACAACATCAACACGGCGCGGGCCATCGCCACCAAGTGCGGGATCCTGCTGCCCAACGAGGACTTCCTGTGCATGGAGGGCAAAGAGTTCAACCAGCAAATCCGCAATGACAATGGCGAG GTGGAGCAAGAGCGCCTGGACAAAGTTTGGCCCAAACTGCGAGTTCTCGCTCGTTCGTCGCCAACTGACAAGCACACGCTGGTCAA AGGCATCATCGACAGCACAGTGGGCGAGACCCGACAGGTGGTGGCGGTGACGGGAGACGGAACCAACGACGGGCCCGCGCTCAAGAAAGCCGACGTGGGATTCGCCATG GGCATCGCCGGGACGGACGTGGCCAAAGAGGCGTCGGACATCATCTTGACGGACGACAACTTCACCAGCATCGTCCGGGCCGTAATGTGGGGGAGGAACGTCTACGACAGCATCTCCAAGTTTCTGCAGTTCCAACTCACCGTCAACGTGGTGGCCGTCATCGTGGCCTTCACTGGCGCCTGCATCACGCAG gaTTCGCCGCTGAAGGCGGTGCAGATGCTGTGGGTGAACCTGATCATGGACACGCTGGCGTCGCTGGCCTtggccaccgagccgcccaccGAGTCACTGCTTCTGCGCAAGCCATACGGACGCAACAAGCCGCTCATCTCGCGCACCATGATGAAGAACATCTTGGGCCACGCCGTCTACCAGCTGGTCATCATCTTCACGCTACTATTTGCCG GCGAGAAGATCTTCGACATGGACAGCGGTCGCAACGCTCCGTTGCACTCTCCTCCGTCCGAGCACTACACCATCGTCTTCAACGTCTTCGTCATGATGCAGCTCTTCAACGAGATCAATGCCCGCAAGATCCACGGCGAGCGCAACGTCTTTGAGGGCATCTACCGCAACCCCATCTTCTGCAGCGTCGTCCTGGGGACCTTTGCCTTGCAG ATCGTCATCGTGCAGTTTGGCGGGAAGCCCTTCTCCTGCACGGCGCTCACCATCGATCAGTGGCTGTGGTGCGTCTTCATCGGCGTGGGCGAGCTGCTGTGGGGGCAG CTGATCTCGTCGATACCCACGCACCACCTGAAGTTCCTGAAGGAGGCGGGTCACGGCACCACCAAGGAGGACATCCACGAGGAGGAGATGACGGCCGACGCCGACGAGATCGACCACGCCGAGATGGAGCTCAGACGGGGGCAGATCCTTTGGTTCCGCGGCCTCAACCGCATCCAGACGCAG ATGGACGTCGTGTACACCTTCCAGACGGGCCAGGCACCGGTGCCCGGGGCCCTGCGCCGGCAGCCCTCGGTGGTCAGCCAGCACAACGACGCTGCCGGCGCCAAAACACTCTCTAGTCCCACTCACTTAGGCCTTagcacctcctcctctctgGGGAACTCAGCCGGGGGGGCCGCCGCCCCCGCCGCTTCCTCCTCCGCTGCGGGCA aTTAA